A segment of the Synechococcus sp. MU1643 genome:
AGAGGGCGATTACTGAGGTCTCCTACGCCTAGAAGGGGAACAAGCTCCGTGAACGTTTCAACGCCGGCGTTGTCATCGTCGTCAGCCAGCTCCTCATCAGGGTCCTCGCCGAAGTCATCCGCGTCATCGAGGGCCAAGCTGCTGTCGTCGTCCTTTGGGGAGTCAGCCTCAGGTTCCTCAGCCGGAGTGACGGCTACCGGGGGAGAGGCGAGAGACCCTTTTTGCCGGCTGGCCTTCAGTGCGGCGTAGGCATCAGCGGGCAGCAGTGCTTTCACCGTGCGGCTTACGGTGTTGGTACTGCAGCCAAAGGCCTCAGCCAAAGCAGCTGTAAACTCGCCGGCCTTGTAACGACCGACCAGATCCTGCTTCTCGCTGTCGCTTAGACGACGCGGGGCCATGGATGCCGATCAATAGCCCATCACCTTAAGCGGCTTAAGGCTTTCAAATCCAGCGTGCCCTGAAGCAGCCTGCCAAAATGTGGTCGCTTGCTCCCTTAGCTCAGCTGGATAGAGCAACTGCCTTCTAAGCAGTCGGTCGATGGTTCGAATCCATCAGGGGGCGTCACCTGTAACTGCAATGGTTCTCAGCGATTCACTGAGAGCCTTTTTCCTTGCATACAAGGATTTGTACGCAGATATGTGCGCAGATTTGTCCAAACCGAGCTGAACAGGGGCAGGTTTGTGTTCTCCGACCACTAGCTGCCGAGGGAGCCTTAATCGAACGCGCTCGATCGTTGAGCGGAAACCGCTCAGCACCCTGGCAAAGACAGGCGCGAAGTGAAATGAGATAATGAGATAACTAGATAAGCTTATTAAGCAAGCAATGAAAAAAGCAATCCTTTTGTCTCTTTTATTCGCTGTTCTGCCAACCAATATTTGCGCACAAACAGTCAAAGAGAAAAGAGCTGAATCTTATCGAGAAGCCAAAGAAGTAATGCCACCCGATCTGTACCTGGTGTTTCGAGTAGCCGATCGAATAATAACGACGAATGACATCAAAAGGCCTATCAGAGTGGCCGTTAGAAACAATGTTGATTGCGAAGGAATTCTTGGCATAGCATCGAACAGCCAAAAATGCCAAAGCATCGGTCTGCTTCCAAAAATAGACAAGGCATCAAACTTTGACATTTGGGCTGCACAGGTTGTTGGGACGATGAAAGGCCAAGCCAACGCAGCTGCTTATTCTGACTTCGGAACAATATTTTTGAATACAGCCATGCTTAAAGAATTAACAGGGAAGGTTGACCAGGTCGCCTGTGTAGTAGCTCACGAGTTAGCCCATGTCACTCAAAACCACAGCGCGAAAGAGAGAGAAAAAGCAAAGGAACTAGATAAAAAAACCGCTTTAAAAGTTTCTGAATCAGTCAGATCAGCGAAAAATTCTCAAAACTCATATATAGCCGCGATGGCTATTATGGGCGGAATTAACGCAGGACTTGGGAATAGTACATATTCAACAGATTCAGCCCTAAACAACCTGAGAGTTAGCGCA
Coding sequences within it:
- a CDS encoding helix-turn-helix domain-containing protein, which produces MAPRRLSDSEKQDLVGRYKAGEFTAALAEAFGCSTNTVSRTVKALLPADAYAALKASRQKGSLASPPVAVTPAEEPEADSPKDDDSSLALDDADDFGEDPDEELADDDDNAGVETFTELVPLLGVGDLSNRPLNQAQPFSVDLLPDSAYMLVDKVVELDARPLKEFPELGLLDDAEQERQGLYLFVSPRAAKRQCGRSQRVIKVPDLAVFQRTSSFLLARGITRLVLDGTLIALDS